The nucleotide sequence cctcccagcttcttgtgtacctgagCACTAGCAGGACGTgtgaagttggaaagtccttgatttcttagcaacaactaaaaccatcggtatattatcaacattcttctcatatcaaatcccatactgaatgcAAAACACAGCGCTATTACAGCTactaataaggaaaaataaaaattatctctatcccagctgaaaccaggacagttccCATCTTAAAGTTTTGTTACTGTGCCTTTGACTTCACACACTATCTCAAAGATAATTCCACAATCTACTCTATTAGAAGGAAGTAATCTGTTTGCAAGCAGgtttttaagatgttttctcTTGTCCACAGCCTATGTCAGAGAGATGTGCTTTTATCTATCTTTAGAAGCAGATTTGTCCAGCACAGAgtttcctgaaacaaaacaggagTGTCTTCAGTCCTCTAACCACCTTCATGCTCTCCACCCAATATTTCCAAGAATGGTTTTATAAATAGCCTCAACATGTCACAGgtaacagagagaaaatatgtCTAGTTTCCAACCTAACCTCCACCTGGTTGGACAGATGCATgtacacagacatacacacacacactttcagaTAACTGCATCCCTAGAGAGCCAAGGAAAAAGGTAGAAGCCTTATTTAAGATGAACCAAAATTCATAATATTTTAGATGAACCCCAAATTCAGGAGAAGCTCCCTGTACTAtcaatgaaatataaaatttttcCAGAGGACAATTATTAATCTGCCTTGTCACACTGTACCATAGAAAGGATCATTCTTAGATGCCAATTACTCTGGAGACCTGAGGGATTGCTGACATTAATTCTACATTTAGTTTTAAAGTGGGGGTTTTGCCCACctgtttagaaacaaacaaaaaaaccctagattATGTCTGTAAAACTGAAAGTAATTCAGAGAGTGGTCAAAGGCCTTTCCTCCCCCAAATCTCCCAGGTAAATATCTCTGggattaaaacaaagaaaattaattaatctcTGCCTTCTTATTGCAATACAAAGTGAGAGAAGCCAGGAAACACGGTGCAAAACCTGATGGTACACAGTGTCCTTAGATCACTTGGCCATTCTTTTCTCTCACAGCAGCACATGTTAATGATACaaagaagtttaaaatgtttttgtttgacTTTTCATGTCACAGCCATAATAAATGTGCACTTTATTGTTTGTATTGCCATATCCTTTAGATGCACCACCAATTTCTAGAGTCTGTGCATGCACAGCCAAGGACAGGATTTTGCCCACAAATAGCCTGGTTGAAGTAAATTAAGCAGAAACTTTGCCATACAGATTCATCTGCTAAGTAGTGTGTCACGGTACAGCATGTTTATGTTGCAAAGATGTTGTATGGGTCAAACTTGATTTAAACCACCAATTCTTCCACAGGAAGACCAAAGCTTCTTTGTTCTCCACTAGCCAatttaattctgctttaaaagGCATTTGTCTTATATGGGCCTAAGACATCCTTAgttgcatttaattaaaaaaacaacaacctcGAAACCAATAAACTAGACAATAAAATGTTAACCCCAggagaacatgaagaaaaaaagctttgggggttttttttgtttgttttaaggaatttggacaacacagaaaaaattaaatatgatgAAGAATGAAGAAACGAGTTTTAATGTGGACAATACACAAGCCTCTCCcttttcctgctgcctgcagccgcTGAGCCCTGTTACAAAGCCATACAGAACAACTCCATTTGGTGAAGAATTCAGACCACACCTCTCACATTTCCACTATGGCCCTCCTCCTCTTGGAGACATGGAAACTTTCCAGGGGTCCTTGGAAGGAGGGTCTCAGAAACGCAAGAGCATGCCAACAAAAATGCCTCCTTCTATCACTCTTGAGGGTTCCTCATCACCACCAGACAAACCTGAAGATCACAATGATATAGGCTCTTCCAGTCTTCCCTTGGTGtttcagcagccagcacagcccaaATATAGTTCCCAGATGATCAACCTCTGCAACTTTGGTTTTCAGTTCTACAGAACTCTGGAGCATTTTGGAGCCAAGCCCATTAAGCAAGAACCAGTGAATCCTAAGATGGCATGGCCCAGTAGCCCAGCATTCATGCAGGCTCCTTACCCTTATTATCCTAAAGTCCATCCTAGCTTAATGTTTCCTTTTATTGTTCCCCCAAACTTTCATTTCAGGAAcccttttcaaatgaaaaggCCTCCAGAGCCACCCTTCAGGAGGGCTGAAGTAAGAGGAAATggtgaaaataaacagaaagtagAAAGAGTAGATGTCAGCCTTCAGATAGACCACAGCTACTATGTTGATGTGGGGGCTGAACAGAAACGCTGGCAATGTCCCATGTGTGAGAAGTCCTATACATCCAAGTACAATTTGGTCACCCATATCTTGGGGCACAGTGGCATTAAACCACATGCTTGCACCCGATGTGGCAAACTTTTCAAGCAGCTGAGCCACTTGCATACGCATATGTTGACACACCAGGGCACTAGGCCACATAAGTGCCAGGTGTGCCACAAGGCTTTCACTCAAACCAGTCACCTTAAGAGACACATGATGCAACACAGTGACATCAAGCCTTACAACTGCAAGATCTGTGGCAGAGGTTTTGCCTATCCCAGTGAGCTGAAAGCACATGAGTCTAAGCATGAGAGTGGCCGAGAGAACATTTGTGTGGAGTGTGGTCTGGACTTCCCAACCTTGGTCCAGCTGAAGAGACACTTAACAACCCACCGTGGCCCTATACAGTACAATTGCACTGAATGTGATAAGACCTTCCAGTACCCAAGTCAGCTGCAAAACCACATGATGAAGCACAGAGACATCCGTCCGTATATCTGCACTGAATGTGGCATGGAGTTTGTGCAGCCCCACCATCTCAAACAACACTCCCTAACTCACAAGGTAAGCCATCACGAGTTGCACTATTACCTTGCATCAGAAGGTAGCACAAGGATTACAGACTACTAAAGATACACGTACCTCCTTGGAAAGAAGATAATCAGTCTATAGAATCTCATGTTGGCCCTTTGCCAGTGGGAGAATTTTATGCAGAGCAAAAGCCCCAGCAGCACTGGCAATACTAGAAGCTAGATGTCTCTGTCAGTCTTAAGAAAGTGCatgcaaaaatgttttgttaTAAACAGGAGTTAAAGTAAAACACCCGTACTACTTGCCAAAATTGTATTCACGTATCTCTGTTTCTGGGTTTATCTTCAGAATGACCTTctgtaaaataatataattttgtaGAGCTAACCCCCCtgaaattttaacagaaatttacTACTGAAAAACAAATCTATTGCTTTGCTTCCCATAACTGGGGAGTAGGTGGATATGTAGTAGGCTGTATGTATGCAGCAAAAGAAAGTATATTATTACTCATCAGAATTTGAAGAATCAATATAATAAgacatttagggaaaaaaaacaacctaataAAAATTCCCCTTTGCGCATAAGTTATCCAGAATGCCAGATAATAAAAGTAGACAAGCAGGACCATAATCCCAGCCAATTAGTATCAAGGGGCAGTCTTGCTACTGCTGTCAGTAGTGTCAGTTTAGACTAGGAACAGGCTTTGGAACACATCCAAAaggatcattttaaaaaataggaaaaatataagTGTTTCATTCAACAATGTCTGAAATTAGTTTATTCATCTTTACAACAAAGTTATTAAGACAGGTCAAAAACCTCACACGTTTTATAAAAATTTGCTTCCAGTCCTGAATACTTTTTCCTTTAACACTTGAATTTTGGCTTTTatatgaaaaacagaaagctaCAGCATTTTAGTCTAATAGacacattttctcttaaaaaacaaCCTCTACTTCCACATTTGCTTGTTCTTCCCTACTACACTATTAtaatttctgctcttttctaATTTATAATTTTCTGCTCTAATTTTTGCAAAATTCTACTAATTCAAAACTTGATAGTTTTTTATCATAGGAAATGCAATGTCCTTGAGCCTTTAGAGAGCTTCTGGTTCTTtgtccacagctgcagctgtgatcATAATTAACAGTACTTAGCTGCCTAAATGTAGCCTCACATCAGATAAACAGACACTTAGAGTTGCTGTTGACGTTCACAGATTTAGCTTTGCAATTAACTATGGAAACCACTTACTGGTACAAAAGTAGAGATTGTTTTAAGTCATCTTTGTAATGGGGGCCTGCAGGAGGTGTAATTGCTCTTAGCACTTCACTAGTAAATTCTCATTACCTTCAGCAAGTTATACTCAAACTCTTAAAGTGTTTAGTGGTAAATTCATTGATTTTCTTAGTATCTAAATGACTTTTTGAGGAGCTGGCAGTTAGACCACATGGGTGTGACCAAGAACATTGAATTATGCATTAGTAAAGTGACCAGATGGAACACAGAGTGCTAGAAATTCTCTGTAAACAGCAGATAAAATGGGGTCACTCCATTAGAGCTAGTGCAAGTCCCACTAAGAGTATGTAGTTTTGTCTCTTCCTTGAATGTAACATGTATGTCCTTATTTGGTGGTATTGTTTGAATACTTCTTGgttatttcagattattttctataGTTTTCTTCAAAACAGGGACAGGTCTTTTTTAGAAGCCAATGATGCTCAATTACCATAGGCAGGCACTACTGTAGTCTCTTAACTGGTTAGCTTTTATTCTTGGTCAATAAGTGTACACATTTGACCAATATTTTACATAAGCAGCAGAGTAGGACAGAGAAGCTCTGCTACTATGTCTCACTGATTTGTAAACTTATTGATAGAAACAAAACTCATTATTTCATTAAGCTTAcattttgttttccctctctgcttctcAGATTCCTGTAAGAATTTGCCAAGAAAACATAAATAAGTATCTATTACTTTAGCAAATTatgttaaaagcaaaattatttattACCTGCTTTGCTATTGAAGAATGAATAATTCATATATTGCTGTACTGAAGATGAAATTATCTAGAAAATATTCCATCTAcagaattttctgattttttccttttcttacaggGTGTGAAAGAGCACAAATGTGGAATTTGTGGCCGGGAATTTACTCTGCTGGCCAACATGAAGCGACATGTCCTGATCCACACCAATATCAGAGCCTATCAATGCCATTTGTGCTTCAAGAGCTTTGTGCAAAAGCAGACTCTCAAGGCCCACATGATTGTTCACTCTGATGTTAAACCCTTTAAATGCAAGGTAAGTGTATCTCCTTTGGTGGCAGATGCATAAACCCACTGGATATTTCTGTGGTGTTATCACCTGGTAAAGTATTAGAATTAGAAAAGCTAACACATTCTACAGTTGTATTTAAATTAGCATAAACCAGTCTAGTTTCCTTTCTTGATCCAGGTTCTGCTTAGGTAGCACAAAATAATGGAGGTAAATATCTGTGATTTACTCCCTTCCCCTTCAATATCAGTAACTTTCatcctcaaatatttttttccacttagcATTTAAATGCCACTACGGTTTGAGGACAATAAACATACCTGACATTTGCTTAGTACAGCTATCCAAACAGAAGTCTAAGTGCTTAATAGCTTGAAACACTGACTAAACACATAGATCAACTCATGCACCCTGCAGAGGACCATGGAAAAGCAGCAACCACGACTTCACACAGTGATGCTATGCAACAGATCAGGGAAGGACTCAAAGAAAGCTACAGCAAAACTGAACTGCAGAAGGGATTTGAATGGGCCAGATGTAATTACCAGACTGAAATTAAGGGCAGGACATCAGTACCCTAACGAAACGGCCTCTGAGACCTTCTGGCCTTTTTAGGATCCACTGAGAATTCCAGTTTGCTACCTCCCTCCAGAACGTTGGAGGCTAGACACTTGCTTTCCatcccctcttctcccccctccccataaACTTTCAAGGCTTTGGCTTTCTTGACTGTGCTCATctctaatttcttccttatgAATGTTTATATTCTTATTCAGTATTGGACACTACATCTGTTCCTTTTGCTGCCTATCATCTGGTTCATTATTGTAGTCATACCTTGTGAAGTCAAAGGCTGTAGGTTTTATTCCCACTTTGATCTGCTCTAAGAGGCCTATAAATATGGAGTGTATTACTCAGTTTATGCCTAAGCAAATGAAGATTGATCTGGAAGAAATTTCTAGAACTCTTTCATCCAACACCTTtatggaattaaatattttcttaaaaggagCCTTTCATCAATAAGcaaagctgaaattattttttcttgaaaaatctagaatttcaaaatgtcataggaaaatatgttttttggtgataattttaataggaaaatataaaaatgaatcttttttacttcctcattttgctttgataactttgaaaaaataaaagcaaagccagCCAGGAACTGGAGTACCAACAGTATGTTTTCCAGCCAGTAACAAAAGCTCTACAGGAACACCCATTCTTCTTATCTTTTTTACTTCTCTGTCCCCACCCAATGTTCCTAGGAGGAAAGAAACAAGTAAGCACAGTGAACCAATTTCTCCTATGGCTGAAGGGGTATGAATCAACATCAATGCCCCTGAACAGAGTGGAGATCCTAACTATAAGCAAAAGGAGAATCAGGAATTGCTCTTTGACATTAGGAACATCCCTTGTCTCTCTGGCAGAGCCCTTGAAAGACTTGAGCAAGTATTTCTGGCTGGTATTCAGAGGGTTAAGACAATGACCAGATAGCAGCCTTTTGGCACCAAGCTTCTCCTCAGTAGGAGGAAGGATATAGCTGTATGAACAGCCTGCTTAACAATGGCTCACATGTCCCCCGGGGAACTGCCTGCAAATAGATTTCATCTTGCTTTCTCTTACACTTTTCAGAACTTCCTGTTTTCTCACGGTCCTTTTGTACAGTTTacagtctttctctctctccttttccctttgaGGAAAGGAACACCCttcttatgaagaaaaaaaaagagaaaagaagaatgcAGGGGAAAGAGAGCACAGCAGTAGCCTTTCTACTTCACCACATGAAACGTTTTCTTCTTTACCTTTttctcacagcaaaaaaaaccccatgaggCTTTCCTATGTGTCTAATCACAGCTAAGCACAGACTATCTGAAGTGAGGGTGTAGCAGTTGCCCCTTCTGTTTCTTcatccagctgcagcctgggcctgtgtttgatttttctctgaagagtGAACTTCTCTGTAGCTTTTAAAGGCCTGAGCCCATGCTTccttgtttatttctgttttgaacaaAAACACTGAAGAGTTCTGAAGGAGTTGCACCAACTGGTGCAATAGTGCTAATTCTGATTTGCAGAGGAAGCTCCTATGAAATTTACAGTTGCTTTTAGTGCTGAAGTCAATAATGTTTCAGACCTGTAATAAAGAATGCAATGAAGTTTTCTCCAGACTAGTGAAATGCACTTTGCAGCAGATGTTTTGAACTCCACTTTTTCCCATCTAAAATCACAGGTTTAGATCAGGagtcaaaaccaaagaaaatgtgaGAGGTAAATACtttgggaagaaacaaaacagactgaCAAATCTAGAAGGGTGATGTGGTGGCTTAGGAAGACAAAACTTAGTGTTGAACTAATTCAGTTTTCTAGCAAACTGTACTGAAGTCCATTTCACCAGCCAGTGCATCAAAGTGTGTTCAGCAGACTTGCAGCTGTCTTTCTCTTCAGGGCTTGAATTCTATTTTGTCTAAACTAGAGAGCCTAACAAAAGTTCCACAAGTAAACCATGACGTTCCTGCTATTCCAAGATTTCTTGCATGAGCTTTGCATCTCCCTGAGTGCTAAGGTGCTCTGTGGTGACTTCTACTGGAGCTCCCTCCCATGCAACTGGCTCTGGGTCATCTTTCACACTCTGCTCATCAGTGCTCACATCCCTGTTCtgtcacagaggaagaaaatcttgTACACCTTCCTAGTTTGGTCTGCAGACTCAGGCTGCTGCTTAAGCACTAGATGTGAACCACAGCTAGCTCTGAGTTGCCATCTTTCAGCATGTGAGACTGAAACCTGCTCCCTTTACCCTCTGAATCATGGACATTCATCTGAAACTCATCTTGTGCCTTTTGAAAGGGACATCTTACCCAGATACCATGCCACATAGAGACATGGttctgaaaaacaattttcatacctgcatttctttcattttcctgccACACCTCTCTACTCTGGTACCTTTTCCTCATGTCCGCAGAGGAGATTTCAGGACAGGAACATATTATACATCCCTAAGACTGTGCATGACTTTGGGAAATGGAAAACCTACCCCCTTTATTCAGAGACACAAAACTTTTATGCTGTAAGGATCCTTTAGGAAGTCCCCTCTCTTTTCATtatgaagaaagagaaataaatgttgccttgacagaaaaaaaatgctcataCCAGACCCATTTTACTACTCAATATCTTATAAAGATATTGTTTTGCATGAAGTACTCTAGCCATTCACCTATTCAACCTGATTTTTCCTTGATTGCCAGTTTAGATAGAGAAATAAAGACCTAGCTATCAGAAAGCAAAAGCTGGTGAGAGCACAGGTCAGCCAAGCAGATAAACAGAAGCCTTCTACTAAGAGGTATTAGAGAGGTATTactattcatagaatcatagaatggtttgggttggaagggaccttaaagatcatctagttccaaccccccctgccaggGACAcctactagatcaggttgctcaaagccccgtccaacctggccttgaacactttcagggagggggcacccacaacctctctgggcaatcttaTAGCCAGATCGTTCCAGCAGCTGTCAAGATATAATCAGCTGGTGTCCTTCCTTGTGAATTCTCTGTGCTCATCAGcgcttcttttcctctttgtttccttCCAGGACTTTCAGAATGGGTTTTGGTGCGTTCATTTCACTGAATATAAGTCATCTGGCAGATTAGCTTTCTTTGAATGCAAAAGAGAGACAGTCCTCTTTCCTACGTTGATGGATGACCCTTGGA is from Strix aluco isolate bStrAlu1 chromosome W, bStrAlu1.hap1, whole genome shotgun sequence and encodes:
- the LOC141917571 gene encoding zinc finger protein 366-like, producing the protein MAWSHDVCNCGQWNKTICSVKATKGIWTTQKKLNMMKNEETSFNVDNTQASPFSCCLQPLSPVTKPYRTTPFGEEFRPHLSHFHYGPPPLGDMETFQGSLEGGSQKRKSMPTKMPPSITLEGSSSPPDKPEDHNDIGSSSLPLVFQQPAQPKYSSQMINLCNFGFQFYRTLEHFGAKPIKQEPVNPKMAWPSSPAFMQAPYPYYPKVHPSLMFPFIVPPNFHFRNPFQMKRPPEPPFRRAEVRGNGENKQKVERVDVSLQIDHSYYVDVGAEQKRWQCPMCEKSYTSKYNLVTHILGHSGIKPHACTRCGKLFKQLSHLHTHMLTHQGTRPHKCQVCHKAFTQTSHLKRHMMQHSDIKPYNCKICGRGFAYPSELKAHESKHESGRENICVECGLDFPTLVQLKRHLTTHRGPIQYNCTECDKTFQYPSQLQNHMMKHRDIRPYICTECGMEFVQPHHLKQHSLTHKGVKEHKCGICGREFTLLANMKRHVLIHTNIRAYQCHLCFKSFVQKQTLKAHMIVHSDVKPFKCKLCGKEFNRMHNLMGHMHLHSDSKPFKCLYCPSKFTLKGNLTRHVKVKHSIMERGFHSQGFGRRIISLSQTNVLRSLEQEEPFDLSQKSQGKGISFHLDGESAKGSSCQEEEEDKCYETEHYSPGMYHPDNNKLYMVQDLSGKPKCMMKDCNEKEKMLNEEGLEKRIENSDKQESQGERDLANKKEHLTFEKARLSHSLSDYLYFKHRKKSLKELL